From Nitrospirota bacterium, the proteins below share one genomic window:
- a CDS encoding SDR family NAD(P)-dependent oxidoreductase, with translation MNKVVLITGASRGLGRLLALRFAEAGCRVVINYLKSKEAAVETADEIINKGGEAVVCYADVGCADDVNSMIESIVQRWGAIGILINNAGKSRDNLLMNVKTDEWEDVLRTNLTGTFNTMRAAADVMIKNGTGHIINISSYSGIKGRAGQSAYAASKAGLIGLTKSAALELGSYGIQVNAVIPGFLNTDMTADLTEPIRGNIISSNILQREQDMEEVADFIYNLSTMKNVSGQVFNLDSRIV, from the coding sequence ATGAATAAGGTGGTTCTCATTACTGGTGCATCACGCGGGCTTGGACGGCTGCTGGCCTTACGATTTGCTGAGGCAGGATGCCGTGTGGTTATAAACTATCTGAAAAGCAAAGAAGCCGCTGTGGAGACTGCGGATGAAATTATAAATAAAGGTGGGGAGGCTGTTGTTTGTTATGCTGACGTTGGATGTGCAGATGATGTAAACTCAATGATTGAATCAATAGTACAAAGGTGGGGGGCTATTGGTATTCTTATTAATAATGCAGGTAAGTCGCGGGATAATCTCCTGATGAATGTTAAGACAGATGAATGGGAGGATGTATTGAGAACAAACCTTACCGGTACATTCAATACAATGAGGGCAGCGGCGGATGTAATGATAAAAAATGGGACGGGTCATATAATCAATATCTCTTCATACAGCGGTATTAAAGGCAGGGCAGGTCAATCTGCTTATGCAGCATCCAAGGCAGGACTGATTGGCCTAACAAAATCAGCAGCTCTGGAACTAGGTAGCTACGGTATACAGGTGAATGCAGTTATACCTGGCTTTTTGAATACAGACATGACAGCAGATTTGACTGAACCCATTAGAGGAAATATTATCTCCTCTAATATATTACAAAGAGAGCAGGACATGGAAGAAGTTGCTGATTTCATATATAACCTTTCTACGATGAAAAACGTATCCGGACAGGTGTTCAATCTGGACAGCAGGATAGTATAG
- a CDS encoding DUF2442 domain-containing protein codes for MECISILEARYVRDYRIFLRFNTGETGEVDLQDIVYKYQTAEPLRNPEVFARFHLDSWPTLVWDCGFDVDPESLYFRATGKSLWESKTP; via the coding sequence ATGGAATGTATTTCAATTTTAGAAGCAAGGTATGTTAGAGACTATCGGATATTTCTAAGATTTAACACAGGTGAAACAGGAGAAGTAGATCTCCAGGATATTGTATATAAATATCAAACAGCGGAACCATTGCGTAATCCTGAAGTTTTTGCGCGTTTTCATCTTGATTCATGGCCTACTCTTGTGTGGGATTGCGGTTTTGATGTTGATCCTGAGTCACTTTATTTCAGAGCCACCGGTAAATCGCTATGGGAATCTAAAACACCCTGA
- a CDS encoding 8-amino-7-oxononanoate synthase — MGLKELLDELDDDLQSMKGQSLFRNLRRIDSPQSDKVTVDGRQYISLCSNNYLGLANHKVLKDASVTAIETYGTSASASRLMSGNMGLHEQLERVTAAFKQTEDVLVFNTGYMANTGIIQALASDTDAIFSDELNHASIIDGCRLSRAKVFIYKHRNTEHLRSLLLDASGYRRRIIITESVFSMDGDIAPLTEINSIAMNYDAVLIVDDAHATGVIGKNGRGSSEHYPHLNPLPEGEENSLPFKGRVRVGMGLFSSESQFITMGTYSKALGSFGAYIAGPAIIKKYLINKARPFIYTTALPPSVLAASIAAINLIQKDNSMLNNLWKNTMLFREKIKRLGFNTMNSETPIIPILIGSAEYTIKFSERLFQEGIFASAIRPPTVPDGSCRIRTTITAGHSIEDIEYCIGVFEKVGKELRAI; from the coding sequence TCACTGTTGACGGCAGGCAATACATTTCTCTCTGCTCAAACAACTACCTCGGACTTGCAAATCACAAGGTATTAAAAGATGCGTCTGTTACTGCCATAGAAACTTATGGAACCAGCGCCTCTGCATCAAGGCTCATGTCAGGAAATATGGGATTACATGAACAATTGGAAAGAGTCACGGCCGCATTCAAACAAACAGAAGATGTACTTGTTTTCAACACCGGCTATATGGCAAATACAGGAATAATCCAGGCACTAGCCTCAGACACGGATGCAATATTCAGCGATGAGTTAAACCATGCAAGCATAATTGACGGATGCAGGCTGAGCAGGGCAAAAGTCTTTATATATAAACATAGAAATACAGAACACCTCCGTTCATTATTATTAGACGCCTCTGGCTACAGAAGGAGGATTATTATAACTGAAAGTGTGTTCAGTATGGATGGGGACATTGCCCCTTTGACTGAAATTAATAGTATCGCAATGAACTATGATGCGGTACTGATAGTAGATGATGCCCATGCCACAGGGGTCATTGGGAAAAACGGGAGAGGCTCATCAGAACATTACCCTCACCTTAATCCTCTCCCTGAGGGAGAGGAAAATTCCCTCCCCTTCAAGGGGAGGGTTAGGGTGGGGATGGGGTTGTTTTCAAGTGAAAGCCAATTCATCACAATGGGCACCTACAGCAAGGCATTAGGCTCCTTCGGAGCCTATATTGCCGGCCCTGCAATCATCAAAAAATACCTGATCAACAAGGCACGGCCCTTCATTTATACAACTGCATTACCACCCTCAGTCTTAGCAGCATCCATCGCCGCAATAAATCTGATCCAGAAAGATAACTCCATGCTGAATAATTTATGGAAAAATACAATGCTCTTCAGGGAAAAGATTAAACGCCTCGGCTTTAACACCATGAACAGCGAAACCCCCATCATCCCAATACTGATAGGCAGTGCCGAATATACTATAAAATTTTCAGAACGCCTATTTCAGGAAGGAATCTTCGCCTCAGCCATACGCCCCCCCACAGTGCCGGATGGCAGTTGCAGAATCAGGACAACCATCACAGCCGGTCATAGTATAGAAGATATTGAATATTGTATTGGAGTGTTTGAAAAGGTGGGGAAAGAATTGCGGGCTATATGA
- a CDS encoding ArsR family transcriptional regulator has product MKIKNITIRIKSLEEILEEAKGVMEAIEKGDKVKKHKGISFADIDTMQKILTKERLRILKTIKHKNPNSIYELAKILGRDIKNTYDDVVYLSDMGFIELKRVKEGREKIVPSIPYNEILVKIAV; this is encoded by the coding sequence ATGAAGATTAAGAATATTACTATAAGGATAAAATCCCTTGAAGAGATACTTGAAGAGGCAAAAGGGGTAATGGAGGCTATCGAAAAGGGAGATAAGGTAAAGAAACACAAGGGTATTTCTTTTGCAGATATTGATACCATGCAAAAAATACTCACAAAGGAACGGCTCAGGATTTTAAAGACAATTAAACATAAAAATCCAAATTCAATTTATGAACTTGCCAAAATCTTAGGACGTGACATCAAGAATACTTATGATGATGTTGTGTATCTTTCTGACATGGGGTTCATTGAGCTTAAAAGGGTAAAAGAAGGCAGGGAAAAGATTGTACCCTCCATCCCCTACAATGAGATTCTGGTAAAAATAGCAGTCTGA